DNA from Elusimicrobiaceae bacterium:
ATGTTTGACCAAGCATGGAGACCCTTTTTCTTATCACATGCCAAAGATAAAGATGCCAAAGAACTCTTTGCCAAAGTGCTTACCTTCTTTACGGCCTTTGCCTCATGGGTTTTGTTGGGCTTAGTGTTCTTGATGCCGACGATTATCCAAAGCCATATTTTTGGCAATTTCCATTTAATCGCACCGCAATATTGGCAAGGGCTCAATGTCATTGCTCCGGTGTTGTTGGGATATTTCTTCTATGGTTTGTATATCAATTTCATGGTAGGGCCCGTAATTACAAAGCGCACACGCGTATTGATATGGATTACACTTTTAGGAGCAGCCACCAGCATCACCACCAATTTACTTTTAGTACCGCACATGGGCATTGTAGGAGCAGGCTGGGCAGTGGCCTTAAGTTATATGGTCATGGCAGCCTCTCTGTTTACTTTTACGCAAAAAGTATATCCTTTGCCCTATCAATACGCCAAACTAGTGGGCATCGGTCTTTTAGCCATTGTTATCGCTTACAGTGTACATAAGGCTTCTACTGTTTTAAATACTTGTCATTTGATAGAGTTTAAAATAGGGTTGTTATGTGCCTATCCATTGCTAATGTGGCTCATTATTCGCGGTAAAAAAAATACTAAGGGGAACTAATATGAAAGTATGTATGATTGTGACAAACGGATTTGAAGAAATGGAAGCGGTAGGCACCTATGCCCTGCTGCGCAGAGGCGGGCTGGAAGTGGACGTATATAGCCTGCGCGGAGCAGAAGCCACAGGACGCTTTGGCCTGACGTGTACGGAGCTTAAACCATTTAGCGAGTTCAAAGATGATAATTATGCCGCCCTCATTTTGCCCGGCGGTCCCCAATGGCAAGAATTGGAAGCTAGTCAAGGGGTGCAAGATTTATTAAAAGAATTTGCTTCTTCCAACAGACTTATTGCCGCTATCTGCGCCAGCCCCACTATTTTAGGTAGAGCAGGCCTTTTGCAAGGGAAAAATTACACTTGCTATACGGCCATGAATGAAGATTTCGGCGGTACTTTCCATGAAGATTACGCCGTCACAGACGGAAAAATTATTACCGCCAAAAGTGCAGCCGCTACCTTTGATTTTGCTTTTTCTATTTTACGCGCTCTTTGCGGTGAAGAAACCGTCCAAGAAACCAAAAAAGATATTTATTATCAAGACTAAAATCAAAAGCCCCACCCGTTAAAGGTGGGGCTTTTTTCGTTTGCTTCTATTTCAAGAAACTTAAGGCTTGATCTCGGTTTGCGATGCGGCCGGCCCATTGCAATTTGCAAAAGCGTTCCATTGCAGACGAAATTTTCCGTCCGCTCAGGCCC
Protein-coding regions in this window:
- a CDS encoding DJ-1/PfpI family protein, whose amino-acid sequence is MKVCMIVTNGFEEMEAVGTYALLRRGGLEVDVYSLRGAEATGRFGLTCTELKPFSEFKDDNYAALILPGGPQWQELEASQGVQDLLKEFASSNRLIAAICASPTILGRAGLLQGKNYTCYTAMNEDFGGTFHEDYAVTDGKIITAKSAAATFDFAFSILRALCGEETVQETKKDIYYQD